AGCCGACCCTAGATATTTCACCAAACCAACAACCTAGATTTTCAGTTTCGaataacttgattaaaaaataaagagaattataaagctcttttttcattttttgtataaaagaattttaattataaaaaaggattttaaaaaataataattaaaaaataaggatcaaaatcaaaataaaaaataaatcttatattttaatttaagggtgaaattaaaaaaaatagtaaaaagatatttaaaaaaaataatgaggattaaactgacataaaaaataaaaacaatgttgtgattaaagagtgaaattgaaaagaataataacttttataagaggactaagaaaaaaaattataaataaaaaaaagagaaccgaaatgaaaaatacaataccatttatttgaatcaaatgatgatattgaaaactactaaaacttttataaaaaagataaaggataaaaattataaatccaaagaataaggaccacATTTGAGAGTATAATATTTGGTAAACTGagaatgaatgataaaattgaaaataaataaaacttctacaaaAAAGCTAagacaaaaaaccaaaaatcaaaataataaggattgaagttgaaatgcCAACAACTAAaaggactaaactgtaattttttgggaggagagagaagaaaaaaaaaagccccatCGGCGCCAAATTAGACCACCAACGGAAATACGCATCACACCATAAGAAGAGGACACGACAATGCTTTTAATAACACGGtgaaaaagcattttttttacacCTCGAGGAGCTACACACGCCACTTGAAGGGAGCGATGACCTCCCATGCATGCgcctatttttttgttttgttttttatttagctaaACATGAAATTGCTCCTAAActgaatatataattataaaaaaatcattctaaaataccaaaaataccCCTTGACCtcatacttattttttaaaaatttaatattatttttgtagtttCATTGTAcatttaaattgtttattaCTTTTTATACTTGTGTAAATACCAAAGTGCTCTCATGCTTCAATTATAACAGCCAAAAAACCAtggtgaaaatacaaaaatattttttggcgcaagatttaattttttttcttctatttgagtttttgtattttacaattaagataaaaaaaaatacttatttattttcattttatttgataatgataaataaatcatgaaaaaaaccataatgctctttaaagcatgttttaagtttgttttagtGTAGAGGTGAAAACATCTTTAAACTATTCCAATGAATAGTAAATTATATGTATGGAATTACGTTACTTTCCTAAAGGGTTTTAGTTCATTTTAATATACCAGGTATTATTTTTACGTTTGTTGCAaggaaatattaaatttcttgcaaaattattttaaaaaaatgatattttcaaatatttataagcAAGCTTTCTAGGGGCAAAAACATAGTTTTCATACCCGGCCGACTCGACTAGTCAACCCGAGACCAGGGGCCTTGATCGAGACTATTTCATTCAAAACTCGGGTCTGCAATTGACCTGGAGAAAACTGTTCGACTCGTCGGGTCAACTCGAAACTCAGATGACCCAATAAAACCTGATAgagatccatttttttttcaaatgtgtttttctaCCCAGCCaaagaccttttttttcttcatttttttcagttGGTTACTAGcctatatcaaattttattatataaatattggaagaatattttattttttttaatatgggatttgaaacccattaatatatatattttatgttcacaataaaaaagttgtgttttttaaatgcagaataaaaaaacttttttggtttaaatacttcaactcaAAATGATAAGATAGTATATTTCTAatgggaaataaaaaatattttgaaataatcttttagcCTAGATCTACATggactattttttaattttttttgatatgaaatattaaaaactcaaatattttttttaaaagtttttcagGTTGATCAAATTCAATTCGTGTAATCCGGGACTCGACCCCTTAACCAGGTAAACCCCTAAACCAGGTTTGATACCTATGAGAAAAAATGCAATTTccaatgagaaaaaaatgcaatttccATTTCGAAGtgaatttcatataaattttccTCCTTTCATAGAATCCCATTcaaattttaggtttttctttataGCAATGCTAAATCTTTACAAACATTCttctcaaattcatttttttattataaaattacagaattttttagaaaagtaattttaggaatatatatatattttttaataaaaattaacatcattCCTTTTTCCTGAACTCTCCTCTAATTtgccctttttattttaagagcaAAATACTGAAATAGTATATAACATACGCCCGGCTCTACAAAAGCGCACTCTCAAGTTCCAAAAATATCACCAAAACCctaacaacaaaaacaactcTCTCTAcaaactttctctctctactttCATCCTCACCACAATGGCAACTCCTTCTCTGGACGAAGAAACCGCTAAGGAAGTCCTTAGACAGGTCACTTTCTCTCCACTAtaattctcttaatttcttGGAACCATTAAAAGGAtccttattttattgtttttttttcctctttattttcAGGTTGAATTTTACTTCAGTGACAGCAACATACCTCGTGATAATTTCTTGAGAAACACAATCGAATCCAGTGAAGATGGCTGTATCCTTATTCTCTTCAATACAAATTGTGGGTTTTTGTTAGTTTTGAggttagttttggttttttactgctgctgctgctgctgttggtCTTGACTTTAGATAATAGTGGTGAGTTTGGCTTTGATTTGTTCGTTTAAGAAGATGAAAGGTTACTTGAAATTAATGGACGTAAAGCCTGAAGAAATACCTGAACCTACTGTCCAGGCTGTGGCAGAAACGTTGAGAAAATCTACCTCTCTTAAAGTTTCTGAAGATGGTTagttgttttttcctttcccaagtgattttattttaatgtatggTTACTTAGAAAGTGGATGATCAAAGAAAGTTTTGAATTTCTGGAATGCTTGTGCTATGTTGGGAGAAATTAGAGTGCAAAATATCTTGCTTGAATGGGGTCTAAGTTTAATGGATATGATTTAAGAACATGTGCGTAATCAGTGTTTCGTCTATTTTTATCTTCATGGTGGGTGGTTTGCAGGTAAGAAAGTAGGCAGGATGGCAGCTCTATTGAAGCCGGACGAGGCTATAGAGCAATTAGATGTAAGAACAGTTGCTGTCTCACCGTTAAAATATAATGCGAAGCGGGAAGAGCTGGAGTCGTTTTTTGGTCAACATGCGAAGGTAATGAAAGGGTCCCTGTTTGTTTTGGTTGTTAATGCTCTgcgttttcaatttcaatttttgacaTGTGAGGAGGGAAATATGGGAAATATTTGGCGTATTTTGCTTGGAGTATGAGTGATTATGTTACACGCATTTCAGGTTACAAGTGTGAGGATGCCTCGTCATGTTGGTGACAAAAGGGTTTTTTGTGGCACTGCTTTGATCGAGTTCTCATCAGAGGAAGATGctgaaaagatattaaatcaAAGCTTGGTTTTTGAAGGTGCCGAGCTAGAATTAAAACCAAAGTAAGCTAATGCGCATAGACAAATACCTAGTAGCTATAACATTTAGGTTTCCTATTTATCCTTTACTCTCATTGTAGAAATATAAAACGGACTAAAACTTTCTTGTGATATAAGATACTTGGTGACCTTTATAAGAAAATTGTGGTTATATATCATTCTTATATAGTCAAAGCATTTTAAACTAAGTAGTTGGGGTGACATGAGATATACAATGGTGATATTCGATACTTTTGCAAGTTTATCTGCTCTCATTTTGGCGGTGAAAGACGAGCTAAAGCTTTAACCTAAATGATACAGAAATCATTATCaaatttgtatttgatttaGATGGAAGTGGCTATGTTTGTGATTTGATCTGTAGAACAGTTAGAGTTCCAtgtgataattaaaattttgggaACAAACAGGTTGGAAATTATGGTATAACAAGTTTTTTTGGCAATATTTGAAAAGGCACAATAACTTTTGAAATATATGACGTCCTTGGGCCTTTGATCTATCTTTAGCTGCTATATTTTAATCAGTTATACTGTTTGTGCACAGTGTAGTACTTAATAGAAAGAAGCTGCTGCTCCATATTTTATGCTCCTAATATGCTCTCTTTCCAATTCAGGAAGGAATTTGATACAGAAAGAGcacaagaagaagaggaattTGAAAATTCCCGTTCCTCAACAGGCCCCCATAACAAGAACAGTTCCAATGGAGAGGGCAAGTAAGTAATCAACAGTTCCCATGTATGCCTATAGGACTGTGGAGTCTTCTCTAAGGCTTGGTTTGGTTAAGCGGTCAAAACCGTGTTTCATAGCATGAAAAGCATGAAAagcatcaatttgatttttttcatgctaTGAAACTGAGTTTCAACCACCAACCCAGACATATTAACCTGATTTTCTCACTTTTGTTGATGACAGCTACCCGAAGGGCTTAATTATTGCGTTTGCTTTAAAGAGTAAGCTAGCTGGAGGTTCTGCAGAACAAAATGGTGCACAGGAGCCTGCCAATGGTGATGCAAATGCCTGTGGAGCAGATGGAGGGTCAAATTCATCAGAGAATACAACCAAAGAAAATGAACAGACGGTGCCAGAAAATGTCAAGACTGATGATGAAAACAATGTGGATCATGTTGATGGGGACAATGGCTCTGAAAGCACAGTAATAAAAACTGGAGAGGAGAAATCATCTGAAGATTCAAATGAAAAGgaggaagggaaggaaaaacCTAACCCAGCTGCTTCCAAGGATGACAAGAATGTTGTTCTGCGTGAAGATCTGAAGGCTGTCTTTGAAAGATTTGGCACTGTGAAGGTTCTATGATCCCCCCcccctgtgtgtgtgtgtgtgtgtgtgtgtgttatgctAAGATTATTTAGAAGTTTGACACTGTTTTCATTGATCTCTCATGGATATCTCGCATGCCTTCTCTTTCCATTTTCAATCATGCGGTGCTGTCTAGTCTTTTGTTCTTTATCTGTTATACTGACTCCTTTTCATATGCATATCACTTTGGTAGTATGTTGATTTCAAGATGGGAGATGAATCAGGATACCTTCGATTtgaagaagcagaagcagcTCAGAAAGCTCGAGCAGCTGCAGTACTGGCTAAAGAAGAGGGTCTGGTTGTGAAGAATTTCATTGCCACTTTAGAACCTGTGACTGGTGAGCACCAAAACTGACTTTTAGGAGAGTGTTGTCTGGAATTGTTATTTTAAGATGAGCGCTTTTGATACTTCTGTTACAAAGGTTTCAGTATGGATTCCTTTTAAGAAATCTGTTTGTCTGTGATAGATGCTAGCTACCTAGCATGAAACTGTTTCCCAAGCTAGGTTCGCAGTTGCTTTTGGTGCTTGACATCCAAGAAtgttaaaatgtattaattgtTGCCGAAAAATAGAAGGATCTAGGATCTCGGAAATATGGATCAATCAAACactaatgtttttctttgtatGTGATTCTTGAGATGAAGAATGCTTATTTTTTAGCTATGTTCTAGTCTTTTCTTCCAAGGCTGATTAGTCCAGTAGCTGATGTTTCTGTTGGATTTGGAATTCTAGTATTGATAACAAGATTACATAAGCAGAACTTGTTGCatatacatttttatttgttgaccAATTTTATTTACTGTCATTAAATGTGGAAAGATAATTTTCATGGGTCCCTGGTTACAATTTGATTTGGGTTCTTTATTTTCAGTGGTCTTGATGTGTTTTTTCGACTAGAATCCTGtcataaaattgtattttccttgttaattgatggattattttgttttaatcatgcattattttaagtggGCACTGAGAGAGCCGGTACTGTTATTTTTAATCTCAGGTGAGGCAGAAAAGGAATACTGGAACCAACTCCGTGGACAAAAAGAAAGGCGATTTGAAAATAAGGGCAACCGAGGAAGGTCAGTATTATTGTAATCTCACTTCCACATCATTTGGATGATAAAGCACTTGATAAAAATGGTTCTTCCCTCCAAAACCAGGGGGGGTTGATGAGTGGGGGGATATGGTTATTCACTTCAATGGGTATAATGTTGGTTCATTTATGCTAAATATTCCTgccattataaattttatttatgtttttcaggGGTGGGAAACACTACAGGGGTGGTGGCAAACATCCCCGCTCTAGAGAAAACAATTATGGGAGACCAAATAAAGCTCACAAAGTTGGAGCATCATGAGAGCTAACCATGCCTATAATTGGTTTTGTGACAATTTTGTATGACACCTTAATAGTACGAATGTGATACAATCACAATGGATCTTGATCTCCCTGGCATCTTTTTTGTCTTGATAAGCTACAAAAATGtgtttctatttgtattttttgttgactCTTAATTTATTCTATAGTTGGAAATGACTCTCGAAATGAATTAAGAGTTTGATGGGTGATCTCAAACTGCTGTGGCCATTTTAAATGAGTTGAGGGTTGAATCATAAGTAGTCTCTGTATTCTGGGTGTTGCGTAGTGTTCCATATTCTGATATTTTCGAGTTTTTGCAGTCAGTGTGCACCCGTAAGTTATGAATGCAGAGAGAAATTAAGATCCGAATAGTTTTCGTCCGCACTTAGTGAAAAGCCAACATGTTCGCTGATTATCTTGCAAAACTAGGGGTATCTAGATGTTCTCATCTGCAGTATTTAGTGGTCTGGTGTTCAGCTTGCTGTTAGTGTTCTTCTGCCTCGTCCAAGGTGGGGGGGTTCGGAGGAGAACCTTTTGAGTAAATTCTCTACTGGCTCTGTTTTTACTTGCCAGttccaattgtttttcttcatcGACTCTTTTGGTAGCTTGGAGTCTTATTAAATATTCTGATGGTTT
The Populus nigra chromosome 3, ddPopNigr1.1, whole genome shotgun sequence genome window above contains:
- the LOC133687851 gene encoding la protein 1-like, producing MATPSLDEETAKEVLRQVEFYFSDSNIPRDNFLRNTIESSEDGLVSLALICSFKKMKGYLKLMDVKPEEIPEPTVQAVAETLRKSTSLKVSEDGKKVGRMAALLKPDEAIEQLDVRTVAVSPLKYNAKREELESFFGQHAKVTSVRMPRHVGDKRVFCGTALIEFSSEEDAEKILNQSLVFEGAELELKPKKEFDTERAQEEEEFENSRSSTGPHNKNSSNGEGNYPKGLIIAFALKSKLAGGSAEQNGAQEPANGDANACGADGGSNSSENTTKENEQTVPENVKTDDENNVDHVDGDNGSESTVIKTGEEKSSEDSNEKEEGKEKPNPAASKDDKNVVLREDLKAVFERFGTVKYVDFKMGDESGYLRFEEAEAAQKARAAAVLAKEEGLVVKNFIATLEPVTGEAEKEYWNQLRGQKERRFENKGNRGRGGKHYRGGGKHPRSRENNYGRPNKAHKVGAS